In one window of Drosophila innubila isolate TH190305 chromosome 2L unlocalized genomic scaffold, UK_Dinn_1.0 4_B_2L, whole genome shotgun sequence DNA:
- the LOC117780546 gene encoding deoxynucleotidyltransferase terminal-interacting protein 2 has product MASLFMFDTSGDQQLVTAKGVQASAALYNDACKDRLLGNDHEDSEDEDDESEEIELFGVKVNSKDVRKAVKSSSQETTLKAPSKIALQLTELTEKVNEAAQNSSTHKLAKRQRITDLHNDPSENMKERKANVDVDMQKTKRIPGFEQLKALPTVSRRKQPKLNRAERAKTKGSGWFDLPATEITDEMRNELKVIQMRSVLDPKHFYKKNDLKVLPKYFQIGTVQHSPLDHYSERHTRKTKKSLVDELLADEAFQKFNKRKYKEVIQRTDKYAHRKAMKKMKKLKKRK; this is encoded by the exons atggcTTCGTTATTTATGTTTGATACATCTGGCGACCAGCAACTAGTTACTGCAAAAGGTGTCCAAGCGTCTGCTGCTTTATACAACGACGCTTGCAAAGATCGGTTGCTGGGTAATGATCACGAGGACAGTGAAGATGAGGATGATGAATCGGaagaaattgaattgtttgGAGTCAAGGTGAACAGCAAGGATGTACGAAAAGCGGTTAAGTCGTCTTCACAAGAAACTACACTAAAAGCGCCATCCAAAATTGCCTTGCAACTGACTGAACTTACGGAGAAGGTTAACGAGGCCGCACAAAATTCGAGCACACACAAACTGGCGAAGCGTCAACGCATAACAGATCTCCACAATGATCCTAGCGAGAATATGAAAGAGCGAAAGGCGAATGTCGATGTGGATATGCAAAAAACAAAGCGTATTCCCGGATTTGAGCAGCTAAAAGCATTGCCCACAGTCTCCAGACGGAAACAGCCCAAACTGAATAGA GCGGAGCGTGCGAAGACAAAGGGCAGCGGTTGGTTCGATTTACCAGCAACGGAAATCACTGATGAAATGCGCAATGAATTGAAAGTCATACAAATGCGTTCCGTGCTGGATCCCAAACATTTCTACAAGAAGAATGACCTCAAGGTGCTGCCCAAGTACTTCCAGATCGGCACAGTACAGCATTCGCCGCTCGATCATTACAGTGAGCGTCATACGCGTAAGACCAAAAAGTCTCTGGTGGATGAGCTGTTGGCGGATGAGGCCTTCCAGAAGTTCAACAAACGAAAGTACAAGGAAGTGATTCAACGCACCGACAAGTATGCGCACAGGAAAGCCATGAAAAAGATGAAGAAACTAAAGAAacgcaaataa